TTAGAACGTGAGTTGGTAGAGATGTGGGAACAAGTCTTAGGTATCCAGCCCATTGGTGTGAGAGATAACTTCTTTGAGCTTGGAGGACATTCCTTATTAGCAGTAAAGCTATTCGCGCAGATTGAGCAAAAATTTACCCAAAAACTTCTTCTTGCTACTCTTTTTCAATCGGGTACAGTGGAAGCCATTGCCAAAATACTTTCTCAGTATAAAGAAGAAGAATTAGTCCGGTGGTCGTGCTTAGTACCAATTCAACCTGAAGGTTCTAAACCACCGTTGTTTTGCATTCATCCTCTTGGTGGAGAGATTTTGTGTTACTATTCCTTAGCACAGCATCTCGGTTTAGATCGACCGTTTTATGGAATACAACCACAAGGAATAGATGGAAAACTGCCTTTCTTAAGAAAAATAGAAGACATGGCAGCACTTTATATTAGAGAAATTCAGTCTATTCAACCTCAAGGTCCCTATTTTCTGAGTGGCTATTCTTTGGGAGGTATTATTGCTTACGAGATGGCGCAACAGCTTTACTTACAAGGTGAGCAGATTGGTATGCTTGCTATGCTTGATACCTGTCTTCCTGGGTATAGCAATAGGTTACCATTCTTTAAACGAATGTTGGTGCATTTTAGTAACTTGTTAGAACAGGGACCTGCTTACTTGTGGCAAAAGTTTGGTGGCTTGACGGAATGGACTCAACATAATATCACAAATAAGTATTTAGAATATTTGAGGATTTCCAAATCTTTTCCGGAAAATGATTTGCATGTAGCACTGATGGATGCTAGCGTGCAAGCTGTCAAAGAATATACTTTTAAGAGATACTCCGGTCCAATGACTCTTTTGCGAACTTCTGACAAATATCGAGACAAGGAAAAAGGAGTCGGTATGCAATACGATCCGCAATTTGGTTGGGGTGATGTAGTGATGGGAGAAATAGATGTTCATCTTGTTCCCGGTTCTCATCTCACCTTGTTTGAGGAACCTCATGTGAAGGTGCTAGCGGTAAAATTGAAGAATTGTCTGGAAGGTCGGATACCATTTATTTAATGATTTTCCCCACGGTTTACACTCCGTTGTTGCGCCGTGAAGCGACCCTTTTACGTCCTTCGGCTTTGATATGCTCAATATCGAGCGGAGTTCCCTCGCACGAGGCGAGGGAATCGAGTCCTTTTTGTACCTCCCGACGAAGTTCCTCAAGACGGAGCACGCGCAAATCCTCTCGTTCCTTGAGGAGGCGAAGTCCCTCGCGAATGACCTCGCTTTGCGATTGGTAGAGTCCGGAGTCGATAAGTTCAGCGACGAATTTATCCAGAGTTTCGCCAAGATGTACGTTCATGGTGCGGCACCTTTGAGGTAATGAGTCTCTGTGGCCGATTCTGCCATTATTAACAATAGTTGTCAATTTTAGTTACTCCCTTTCCGCCCAAAGATTACCTATTTAAATGAACCGCAAAGACGCAAAGAGCAAGGGAGTAAGAGGAAAAGCAGATCGGTAATCTTATAGCGAGAAGGGAGTAATCACTGTTGCGCTTTTAATTTGCATAACACAACGGGCGAGGACGCCCGTCCCACAAGAGTTAGGATAAAAACATAATCCAAAATCCTTTAATCCAAAATCCTTTAATCCAAAATCCAAAATATTATTTAGCCCGCGCAAGCGGGCTTTGTTCGCATAATTCCTGGCTTCTAGCTTGAGGGGGTTAAATTCTTTCCTGTGAGATTTTAGATTTTTTGCGATAAATTTAAAATCTAAAATCTTGTCACAGATTACCGATTGACTGCGGCTGCTTCTCGCGCTGCAACTGCTTGATCTGGGTGAATTCCCAATCGGGTGAGATTAATCCTACCTTTATTGTCAATCTCCCGGACTTTGACAATCACTTCATCACCAACGGCAACCTCATCTTCAACTTTGCCAACGCGATAGTCAGCTAGTTGGGAAATGTGAATCATACCTTCTTTACCAGGTAAAAATTCCA
This genomic interval from Scytonema hofmannii PCC 7110 contains the following:
- a CDS encoding type II toxin-antitoxin system ParD family antitoxin, whose product is MTTIVNNGRIGHRDSLPQRCRTMNVHLGETLDKFVAELIDSGLYQSQSEVIREGLRLLKEREDLRVLRLEELRREVQKGLDSLASCEGTPLDIEHIKAEGRKRVASRRNNGV